Proteins encoded by one window of Candidatus Eisenbacteria bacterium:
- the ade gene encoding adenine deaminase, with the protein MADLKQTIKVARGEEPADLVLRGPKLINVLSGEVYDEDIAIFEDLVIGLGKGYRGRDEINLKGSYAAPGFIDGHVHIESSMVEIPEFARSVVPLGTTSVVADPHEVANVFGYDGIRYMLESSKYNPLNVFFMLPSCVPSTPLETAGSSLRAFDIFPLLREKWVLGLAEMMNFPGVLAGDEDTLDKLKISADKRLDGHAPKLGGKDLCAYIAAGVSSDHECTTKEEAMQKLRMGMYVMIREGTGTKNLRDLLPLVTRENSRRCFFVTDDRHPNDILTEGHVNHMVRTAVELGVDVVTAVQMATINTADYFGLRKLGAISPGRYADIVIFDNLRTFKMRKVFKNGKLVAEDGNPTYELPPRPQQRVRGSVNIKWLEGNEFEIKARGTKCRVIGLVKDQILTDELIEEPKVENGNVVSDTSRDILKVVVVERHNASGNIGKGLVKGFGLKRGAIGSSVSHDSHNIVVVGVSDDDILKVVKRIHKIGGGIVISDGGEVVGILELPIAGLMSRLPLAEVAKKIEELTKIASSLGAKPKDPLMALSFLALPVIPKLKLTDKGLVDVEKFDFVDLFV; encoded by the coding sequence ATGGCTGATTTGAAGCAGACCATAAAAGTGGCGCGAGGAGAAGAGCCCGCTGATCTCGTTCTGAGAGGCCCCAAGCTCATCAATGTTCTTTCCGGCGAAGTGTATGATGAAGACATAGCCATATTTGAAGACCTTGTGATCGGGCTTGGGAAGGGTTACCGCGGCAGGGACGAGATCAATCTGAAGGGCAGCTATGCCGCCCCTGGCTTCATCGACGGCCATGTGCATATAGAAAGCTCCATGGTCGAGATCCCGGAGTTTGCGCGGTCTGTGGTCCCCCTCGGCACGACATCGGTCGTTGCCGACCCTCATGAGGTCGCAAATGTTTTCGGGTATGACGGAATCAGATATATGCTTGAGTCGAGCAAATACAACCCTCTCAATGTCTTCTTCATGCTGCCTTCCTGCGTTCCTTCAACGCCGCTTGAGACAGCAGGGTCATCGCTCAGGGCATTTGACATATTTCCGCTCCTCAGGGAGAAGTGGGTGCTTGGTCTTGCCGAGATGATGAACTTCCCGGGCGTCCTCGCAGGCGATGAAGACACGCTTGACAAGCTCAAAATCTCGGCTGACAAGAGGCTTGACGGTCATGCGCCGAAGCTTGGCGGAAAAGACCTTTGTGCCTACATCGCAGCCGGCGTCTCGTCCGATCACGAGTGCACGACAAAAGAAGAGGCGATGCAGAAGCTCAGGATGGGGATGTACGTGATGATAAGGGAGGGCACCGGCACAAAGAATCTCAGAGACCTTCTTCCGCTCGTCACCAGGGAAAACTCGAGGCGGTGTTTTTTTGTGACCGACGACAGACATCCGAATGACATCCTTACCGAGGGGCATGTGAACCACATGGTAAGAACCGCGGTGGAACTCGGAGTGGATGTCGTGACGGCAGTGCAGATGGCCACGATAAACACAGCCGACTATTTCGGGCTGAGAAAGCTTGGCGCAATATCGCCCGGAAGATATGCAGACATAGTCATATTCGATAACCTCAGGACCTTCAAAATGAGGAAAGTCTTCAAGAACGGAAAACTCGTTGCTGAAGATGGAAATCCAACCTACGAGCTTCCGCCAAGACCTCAGCAGAGAGTCAGAGGTTCAGTGAACATAAAGTGGCTTGAGGGGAATGAGTTTGAGATTAAGGCAAGAGGAACAAAATGTCGTGTCATTGGACTGGTGAAGGACCAAATACTGACAGATGAACTTATTGAGGAGCCGAAGGTAGAGAATGGAAATGTAGTTTCAGATACTTCAAGAGACATCCTGAAGGTAGTGGTTGTGGAAAGACATAACGCCTCCGGGAATATCGGGAAGGGGCTGGTGAAAGGGTTTGGATTGAAGAGGGGAGCGATCGGGTCTTCTGTCAGCCATGATTCTCATAATATTGTTGTCGTGGGTGTCAGCGATGACGACATTCTCAAGGTCGTCAAAAGAATACACAAGATCGGCGGGGGAATCGTGATCTCCGATGGGGGAGAAGTGGTCGGCATACTCGAACTCCCCATAGCCGGTCTCATGTCAAGGCTTCCGCTTGCGGAAGTCGCCAAGAAGATAGAAGAGCTCACAAAGATCGCCAGCTCTCTTGGCGCAAAGCCGAAGGACCCGCTCATGGCCCTTTCTTTCCTCGCCCTCCCGGTCATCCCCAAACTGAAACTCACGGACAAGGGTCTTGTGGATGTCGAGAAGTTTGACTTCGTAGATTTGTTTGTCTAG
- a CDS encoding FlgD immunoglobulin-like domain containing protein: MRRYTLSIVPLFIFSCLLCIGAPALAVHTNICEFIHQHYPIGTPVEIDSVVVTAVDLKPTTYGIWVQDLNAYCGIRVYTGAVVPTVRIGDLVNVSGEYCGEREICYPIIVKIGSAPPPAPALLSTGDLGYAASDSAKAEKWKGVFIKVDTVVCVDISMGYGQWAVVEAHAHGSVIDTIWIGPKMLDPTPAVPAVGDTFAYIQGIWWWEYGNYKLWPRIPPDIVPLGCPPAPNLVLAHSISETGIYAYFDAAYDSSALDITKYYLEDSSGAVIPICDAYFVDPQSTLVCLITCVAMSPCVPETLCAWSIRNREGCAESPRQCCTFRGGICPISVIQTPKSATNDSSLLDGQQVTLRGIVTADPTQFYGEFFVEERQAGPWSGIAIYGSLIHPTVGDSATVSGLVSEYCNKTEIIAVDYVRIHSSGNRVPGPDVVSICDLTTGPPAESWEGVFVKVNNAIVDSTDNGGWYICDPIWRCCILVGRDHYCRFYFCPTCTTYAPIAGMWMNVQGIADYRYGQRAIRPRTCADIIYPVGASELETGQKTLEFGLFQNVPNPFSPRTEIRYAVPEDSRVDLRIYDVAGKMVRALLKSERVRAGVHAEVWDGRNNSGQELASGVYFYQLRAGDKVATMKMVLLR; encoded by the coding sequence ATGAGACGATACACACTGAGCATTGTTCCACTGTTTATTTTCTCATGCCTTCTTTGCATTGGTGCCCCGGCACTGGCAGTCCATACAAACATCTGTGAATTCATACATCAACACTATCCCATCGGGACTCCTGTCGAAATTGACAGCGTTGTTGTAACTGCCGTCGACCTAAAGCCTACAACCTACGGAATATGGGTTCAGGACCTTAATGCGTATTGCGGCATTCGCGTTTATACGGGCGCTGTCGTACCTACAGTTAGGATTGGAGACCTTGTAAATGTCTCGGGCGAATATTGTGGCGAGAGGGAAATCTGCTACCCAATCATTGTCAAGATTGGCTCTGCACCACCACCGGCGCCTGCCCTTCTTTCAACAGGAGACCTGGGTTATGCGGCTAGTGACTCTGCGAAAGCGGAGAAGTGGAAAGGTGTATTCATAAAAGTTGACACAGTTGTTTGTGTGGACATCTCGATGGGTTACGGTCAGTGGGCCGTCGTAGAGGCCCACGCACACGGCTCTGTCATCGACACAATATGGATAGGTCCAAAGATGCTCGATCCGACTCCGGCGGTACCTGCAGTTGGAGACACTTTCGCGTACATTCAAGGTATCTGGTGGTGGGAGTACGGCAACTACAAGCTCTGGCCCCGCATACCCCCCGACATAGTACCTCTCGGTTGCCCTCCAGCACCAAACCTTGTTCTTGCGCATTCTATCTCTGAAACCGGCATCTACGCATATTTCGACGCAGCATACGATTCTTCAGCACTCGATATCACGAAGTACTACTTGGAGGACAGTTCAGGAGCGGTGATCCCAATCTGTGATGCGTATTTTGTAGACCCCCAATCAACACTCGTGTGCCTCATAACCTGCGTTGCCATGAGCCCCTGCGTTCCAGAAACTCTCTGTGCTTGGAGCATCAGAAACAGGGAAGGATGCGCTGAGTCCCCGCGCCAGTGCTGTACGTTTAGGGGTGGAATCTGTCCCATCTCTGTTATCCAGACTCCGAAATCGGCTACCAACGACAGCTCGTTGCTAGATGGTCAGCAGGTCACTCTGAGAGGAATCGTTACTGCAGACCCAACCCAGTTCTACGGCGAATTCTTTGTCGAAGAGCGCCAGGCAGGGCCGTGGTCAGGCATCGCGATCTACGGTTCACTGATACACCCCACGGTTGGAGACAGCGCGACGGTTTCCGGGCTGGTGTCTGAGTATTGCAACAAGACTGAGATAATCGCCGTTGATTACGTCAGGATTCACAGCTCAGGAAACCGCGTTCCCGGACCTGATGTTGTGTCTATCTGTGATCTCACGACAGGACCTCCAGCTGAATCCTGGGAAGGAGTATTCGTGAAAGTCAACAATGCAATTGTCGATTCAACCGATAATGGCGGATGGTACATATGCGATCCAATATGGAGGTGTTGTATTCTTGTCGGACGTGACCACTACTGCAGATTCTATTTCTGCCCGACGTGCACCACCTACGCGCCAATTGCGGGTATGTGGATGAATGTCCAGGGAATCGCTGACTACAGGTACGGTCAGAGAGCGATCAGGCCTCGCACCTGTGCGGACATCATCTACCCGGTCGGAGCCTCGGAGCTTGAGACCGGTCAGAAAACGCTGGAGTTCGGCCTCTTCCAAAATGTCCCCAACCCGTTCAGCCCGCGCACGGAAATCAGGTACGCAGTTCCTGAGGACAGCCGGGTTGACTTGAGGATTTACGATGTCGCCGGAAAAATGGTCAGGGCACTTCTCAAATCTGAACGCGTGAGAGCAGGCGTTCACGCAGAAGTCTGGGACGGCAGGAACAACTCCGGACAAGAGCTAGCCTCTGGCGTCTACTTCTATCAATTAAGGGCAGGAGACAAGGTCGCAACAATGAAGATGGTCTTGCTAAGGTAG
- a CDS encoding ABC transporter permease, producing the protein MPGKGELPDKLFENICVPLIAVVFSFLIGAAFVLFVGQNPLFVYARLIEGTLGSTYGLGQVLFKATPLIFTGLSVAFAFRVGLFNIGCEGQLAMGAFATAWAGVTLKSLPGPVLIPISILFGMAFGAFWAFVPGILKARLGTHEVINTIMMNFIASAILSYLVTSVYGVPETLHTEPIALAARIPRLESLWPAFKGSPVNVSFFLALVFCVAVYLYLWHTKFGYSMRATGLSPLAAEYSGVNVRRYLVTGMTLSGALSGLVGVNYVMGYKYYYESEFSGGVGFMAIPVALLGRNHPLGVVLSAMLFGILSHGGLVINTLVPKEFVEILQAVVIVSILITSNIFRDWVVSLRKRKL; encoded by the coding sequence TTGCCAGGAAAGGGTGAGCTTCCAGACAAGCTTTTTGAGAATATTTGCGTTCCTCTCATTGCAGTTGTTTTCTCTTTCCTGATTGGGGCAGCCTTTGTCCTCTTCGTAGGGCAAAATCCGCTATTTGTCTATGCCCGGCTCATAGAAGGCACACTCGGGAGCACCTACGGGCTGGGGCAGGTTCTTTTCAAGGCCACACCTCTCATCTTCACAGGCCTTTCTGTCGCATTTGCATTCAGAGTCGGCCTTTTCAACATCGGCTGCGAAGGCCAGCTTGCGATGGGGGCCTTTGCAACCGCATGGGCCGGCGTGACCCTGAAATCTCTGCCGGGACCTGTGCTCATTCCAATCTCAATTCTCTTCGGCATGGCGTTTGGAGCGTTCTGGGCATTTGTGCCGGGTATTCTCAAAGCGAGACTTGGAACACACGAAGTCATAAACACCATCATGATGAATTTCATTGCTTCTGCCATCCTCAGCTATCTTGTGACAAGCGTGTACGGCGTTCCGGAGACTCTTCACACCGAGCCGATAGCACTTGCGGCGCGAATACCGAGGCTTGAATCCCTCTGGCCTGCATTCAAAGGCTCGCCGGTCAACGTCAGTTTCTTTCTGGCCCTCGTCTTCTGCGTCGCGGTGTATCTCTATCTCTGGCATACAAAATTCGGTTACTCGATGAGGGCCACCGGGCTGAGTCCTCTTGCCGCGGAGTACAGCGGCGTGAACGTGCGGAGATATCTTGTGACCGGGATGACGTTGAGCGGCGCTCTTTCTGGACTTGTAGGTGTGAATTATGTCATGGGCTACAAGTATTACTACGAATCCGAATTCTCGGGCGGAGTCGGCTTCATGGCTATACCCGTGGCCCTGCTCGGAAGAAATCATCCTCTTGGTGTCGTGTTGTCCGCGATGCTCTTCGGGATTCTGAGCCACGGAGGGCTTGTGATAAATACTCTTGTCCCGAAGGAATTCGTCGAGATCCTTCAAGCGGTTGTGATAGTCTCGATTCTGATAACCAGCAATATCTTTAGAGACTGGGTAGTGTCGTTGCGGAAGCGGAAACTCTGA
- a CDS encoding BMP family ABC transporter substrate-binding protein, translated as MKKAILLFMAFSLVVTFANCAKKKEEAAKGVVKAGLVFDVGGRGDKSFNDAALRGLERAKQELGIEFQYIEPGEGSDRESALRTLASEDFDIIFGVGFIFTDDITAIAKEFPGRNFACVDYSYAPGQAMPPNLVGLKFKEEEGSFLVGAIAALLTKTNKVGFIGGMESALIHKFEAGYKAGVKYANPGCSVVSAYAGVTGNAFKNPIKGKEIALSMYGQGADIIYHASGSTGLGVFEAARVKEKLAIGVDSDQYGEAPGNILTSMIKKVDVAVFETIKSVKDKTFKGEIRVMGLREGGVDYVYDANNKSLIPDPVREKVEEIRKKIVSGEIKVPQA; from the coding sequence ATGAAGAAAGCAATCCTTCTATTCATGGCTTTCTCTCTGGTCGTGACATTTGCAAATTGCGCAAAAAAGAAAGAAGAGGCCGCAAAAGGAGTGGTGAAAGCAGGTCTTGTGTTTGACGTTGGGGGAAGGGGTGACAAATCATTTAACGACGCCGCCCTGAGAGGTCTTGAGAGAGCAAAGCAGGAGCTTGGAATCGAGTTCCAGTACATCGAACCCGGTGAGGGATCGGACAGAGAATCGGCTCTCAGAACGCTTGCAAGCGAGGATTTCGACATCATCTTCGGGGTCGGCTTCATTTTCACGGATGATATTACCGCCATTGCCAAAGAGTTTCCTGGTAGGAATTTTGCGTGTGTTGACTACTCCTACGCCCCCGGCCAGGCTATGCCGCCAAATCTGGTCGGACTCAAATTCAAAGAGGAGGAGGGCTCTTTTCTGGTCGGCGCAATCGCCGCCCTCCTGACGAAGACCAACAAAGTTGGATTTATTGGAGGAATGGAGTCTGCCCTGATTCACAAGTTCGAAGCCGGCTACAAGGCCGGCGTGAAGTATGCAAATCCGGGATGCAGTGTTGTGTCTGCCTACGCCGGTGTGACCGGGAATGCTTTCAAGAATCCGATAAAAGGAAAAGAGATTGCCCTTTCCATGTACGGTCAGGGAGCTGACATCATCTATCACGCATCCGGCTCGACCGGGCTCGGGGTTTTTGAGGCGGCGAGGGTGAAGGAGAAGCTTGCAATCGGTGTTGATTCCGACCAGTACGGTGAAGCGCCGGGGAACATTCTGACAAGCATGATAAAGAAGGTTGACGTTGCGGTCTTCGAGACAATCAAGTCGGTGAAGGATAAGACTTTCAAGGGCGAAATACGAGTGATGGGGCTCAGGGAAGGCGGCGTTGATTATGTCTATGATGCCAACAACAAGAGCCTTATTCCGGATCCTGTCAGGGAAAAGGTCGAAGAGATAAGGAAGAAAATAGTCTCTGGAGAAATCAAAGTTCCCCAGGCTTGA
- a CDS encoding ABC transporter permease, producing the protein MEEGLIAGLVSQTIRISVPYTLAAIGGTFSERGGVVNIALEGILLNGAFTCVLGTYLTGNPWLGLLCAVLGGMLTALLHAVTTITFRGEQIVSGIAMNLFAVGITKFLLVVVFGSSSNSSRIPGLPSLHLPLLSGAPVLGTIFASPLIILTVVIVLASHYVLFHTPYGLRLRAVGEYPLASETQGIKVERMRYSGVLVSGALAGLGGAWLAFDQHSFTDGMSSGRGFIALAAMIVGKWKPLGATWACLLFGFAESVQIRLQGGEVPTQFIQMIPYVLTMIILAGLIGRAIPPAADGIPYRKEAE; encoded by the coding sequence ATGGAAGAAGGCTTGATTGCGGGTTTGGTGTCGCAGACCATCAGGATCTCCGTGCCATACACGCTTGCCGCGATTGGAGGCACATTCTCCGAAAGGGGCGGTGTTGTGAACATAGCGCTTGAGGGAATATTGCTGAACGGCGCTTTCACCTGCGTTCTTGGAACCTACCTCACAGGAAACCCATGGCTGGGATTACTCTGCGCCGTGCTGGGAGGAATGCTGACTGCGCTTCTCCATGCCGTCACCACCATAACCTTTAGAGGCGAGCAAATCGTCAGCGGGATTGCGATGAATCTGTTTGCCGTGGGGATTACGAAATTTCTGCTTGTAGTCGTGTTCGGTAGCTCGAGCAATTCTTCGAGAATCCCGGGACTGCCTTCTCTGCACCTACCCCTGCTCTCCGGTGCACCAGTCTTGGGTACTATCTTTGCCTCGCCGCTGATAATACTCACTGTCGTTATTGTTCTTGCCTCACACTACGTTCTTTTCCATACTCCCTACGGGCTCCGGCTCAGGGCGGTCGGGGAGTACCCGCTCGCATCAGAGACTCAGGGCATAAAGGTTGAAAGGATGAGATACTCCGGAGTGCTCGTAAGCGGAGCTCTCGCCGGGCTCGGCGGAGCGTGGCTAGCATTTGACCAGCACAGCTTCACGGACGGCATGTCAAGCGGGAGAGGGTTCATCGCCCTCGCCGCCATGATAGTTGGAAAGTGGAAACCGCTGGGGGCTACCTGGGCATGTCTCCTGTTCGGATTTGCCGAATCGGTTCAGATAAGGCTCCAGGGAGGGGAGGTCCCGACTCAATTCATCCAGATGATACCCTATGTTCTCACTATGATTATTCTTGCCGGTTTGATCGGAAGGGCAATCCCGCCTGCTGCTGACGGCATTCCTTATAGAAAAGAGGCAGAATGA
- the udk gene encoding uridine kinase, whose translation MKRGILIGIAGGSGSGKTLVADTIFEELGPRKVVIVRQDSYYKDLKGVPWEERVKRNYDHPDAFDSELLTSHLRHLLSGEQVEQPIYDFQAHARKEETLRIGGKSIIVLEGILILDDPALRELMDIKVYIDTDPDVRLIRRLKRDTAERGRSVEAVVTQYEETVRPMHMQFVEPSKRYADIIIPEGGYNLVAIDLLKVKIEHFLREREIEERRG comes from the coding sequence TTGAAGCGGGGAATCCTGATAGGGATTGCAGGGGGGTCCGGCTCGGGGAAGACACTTGTTGCCGACACGATATTCGAGGAGCTTGGGCCGCGGAAGGTCGTGATTGTAAGGCAGGATTCCTACTACAAGGACCTCAAAGGCGTTCCCTGGGAAGAACGGGTCAAGCGGAATTATGACCATCCGGATGCCTTTGATTCCGAGCTTCTCACGTCCCACCTCAGGCATCTCCTTTCCGGCGAGCAAGTCGAACAACCGATATACGACTTTCAGGCGCATGCGAGAAAAGAAGAGACCCTGAGAATAGGCGGCAAGAGCATCATTGTCCTTGAAGGAATTCTGATTCTTGATGATCCGGCGCTTAGAGAGCTTATGGACATAAAAGTCTACATCGACACTGACCCTGACGTCCGTTTGATAAGAAGGCTCAAGCGGGATACTGCTGAAAGGGGAAGGTCTGTGGAAGCAGTTGTGACGCAGTATGAGGAGACGGTCAGGCCGATGCACATGCAGTTTGTGGAGCCTTCGAAAAGGTATGCTGATATCATAATTCCGGAGGGCGGATACAATCTTGTGGCGATTGACCTCTTGAAGGTGAAAATCGAACATTTCCTAAGGGAGAGAGAAATTGAAGAGCGAAGAGGTTAG
- a CDS encoding thymidine kinase — protein MKSEEVRGTGWIEVICGSMFSGKTEELIRRLRRAEIAKQKVEILKPAIDSRYSESHIISHSAHSIPSRSVGSAAEILERAGDADVLGIDEAQFFGLELVQVCEKLADAGKRVIVAGLDQDYRGEPFEPIPQLMAVAEYVTKTLAICMVCGAPANRTQRLGEQEERVVVGAAEMYEARCRKCFKPPRKSPEKGYGK, from the coding sequence TTGAAGAGCGAAGAGGTTAGAGGAACCGGCTGGATTGAAGTTATCTGCGGAAGCATGTTCAGCGGGAAAACCGAGGAACTCATCAGGAGGCTAAGACGGGCGGAAATTGCAAAGCAGAAAGTTGAGATTCTGAAGCCGGCAATAGACAGCCGCTATTCGGAAAGTCACATTATTTCCCACAGTGCGCACAGCATTCCCTCTCGCTCGGTGGGGAGCGCCGCTGAGATCCTTGAGCGCGCGGGAGATGCCGATGTCCTGGGAATCGATGAGGCGCAGTTCTTTGGATTGGAGCTGGTTCAGGTCTGCGAAAAACTGGCAGATGCGGGGAAAAGAGTGATAGTCGCCGGTCTTGACCAGGACTACCGGGGTGAGCCCTTTGAGCCGATTCCGCAGCTGATGGCGGTAGCGGAATATGTTACAAAGACCCTTGCGATTTGTATGGTCTGCGGGGCACCTGCCAACAGAACTCAACGGCTGGGTGAGCAGGAGGAGAGAGTGGTCGTTGGTGCTGCCGAGATGTACGAAGCAAGATGCAGGAAATGCTTCAAGCCTCCAAGGAAATCACCTGAGAAGGGGTATGGAAAATGA
- a CDS encoding purine-nucleoside phosphorylase: MNERRGPNSSEKALVECVDFLRSRIGGKIKVAVILGSGLGRLVDKASDRVDIDYNEIPHFIRPTVPGHSGKLVSGILGGIRVVFLQGRVHYYETRNESRVTFPIRSLSRLGIEILIVTNAAGGLRKTFSPGDIMLIRDHINLMGVSPLRGSSGRDAFVDMSDAYSAELRRIAREVALSCGIELKSGVLAGLPGPSYETPSEVRFMARVGGDAACMSTIPEVIEARGLGIKVLGFSCITNLATGISSEKLTHEEVEAVGSVAADKLGNLIEGVLKRIGGDGRA, translated from the coding sequence GTGAACGAGCGCCGTGGGCCTAATAGCAGCGAGAAGGCACTCGTCGAGTGTGTGGATTTCCTCCGAAGCAGGATCGGCGGGAAAATCAAAGTAGCTGTAATCCTGGGTTCGGGACTCGGGAGGCTTGTTGATAAGGCGTCGGACCGCGTCGATATTGACTACAACGAAATTCCACACTTCATACGCCCAACTGTTCCGGGACATTCCGGGAAACTCGTGAGCGGAATACTCGGAGGGATCAGGGTTGTTTTCCTTCAGGGAAGGGTGCACTACTACGAAACCAGGAACGAATCTCGTGTCACCTTTCCCATACGGAGTCTCTCAAGGCTTGGAATCGAGATCCTGATCGTAACAAACGCGGCAGGAGGATTGAGAAAAACGTTCTCTCCAGGTGACATCATGCTGATCAGGGACCACATCAATCTTATGGGAGTCTCGCCCCTGAGAGGTTCATCCGGCCGTGACGCATTTGTTGACATGAGCGATGCCTATTCTGCCGAGCTGAGACGAATTGCCCGGGAGGTGGCTCTCTCCTGTGGCATCGAACTTAAGTCCGGTGTGCTCGCGGGGCTGCCCGGCCCAAGCTATGAGACTCCATCTGAGGTGAGGTTCATGGCAAGAGTCGGCGGCGATGCTGCGTGCATGTCGACGATACCGGAAGTAATAGAAGCGAGAGGTCTTGGAATCAAAGTTCTCGGGTTCTCCTGCATAACAAACCTCGCGACCGGAATCTCGAGCGAAAAGCTTACTCACGAAGAGGTTGAGGCAGTGGGATCGGTTGCTGCAGACAAGCTTGGCAATCTGATAGAAGGAGTGCTCAAGCGGATTGGAGGGGACGGGAGGGCATGA
- a CDS encoding ABC transporter ATP-binding protein yields the protein MSSKNSEDNLAFRMKGITKKFAFVKANDNVDFSVLRGEIHALVGENGAGKSTLMNVLSGLYKADSGEIWVSGRKIEMDSPRDAISVGIGMVHQHFMLIGPLTVAENVILGRESLRLFGFIDVKKVGTAIGEISRRFGLNVDPLAKVETLSVGMEQRVEILKTLYQGISILILDEPTQVLSPQETEELFSIMRKLREEGKTVVFITHKLSEVMAVSDRVTVMRNGKVVGVLETKSTTKQELANMMVGREVFLQIEKRAEKPGVVILEVKSLSTLSERGSRALKDISFKVRSGEIVGIAGVEGNGQTELVEAITGLRRISSGSVSVCGKELSRGAPKSFLGRGISHIPEDRQKRGLILDFPISDNLVMGLQSRRPFSGFIWLRRGAIAQNASRLIEAFGITPPRPELPARNLSGGNQQKVVVARELSRDSRLLVAAQPTRGLDVAASEFIHRSMLKERGAGKGILFVSADLSEILSLSDRILVMFGGQIVRELEAGHTDEGEIGLLMTGGAAPIARKG from the coding sequence ATGTCATCTAAGAACAGCGAAGATAATCTTGCCTTTCGGATGAAAGGCATCACGAAGAAATTCGCCTTTGTCAAAGCCAATGACAATGTGGATTTCTCTGTTTTGAGAGGTGAAATCCACGCTCTTGTGGGCGAGAACGGCGCAGGCAAGTCAACACTGATGAACGTACTTTCGGGACTCTACAAGGCCGATTCGGGAGAAATATGGGTGTCGGGAAGGAAGATTGAGATGGATAGTCCGAGAGACGCAATATCGGTTGGCATAGGAATGGTCCACCAGCACTTCATGCTGATAGGTCCGCTCACTGTCGCGGAAAACGTCATTCTCGGAAGGGAATCTCTGAGGTTGTTTGGCTTCATCGATGTTAAGAAAGTCGGGACTGCAATTGGCGAAATCTCGCGCAGGTTCGGCCTCAACGTTGATCCTTTGGCGAAAGTGGAAACTCTCTCGGTCGGCATGGAGCAGAGAGTCGAGATTCTTAAGACGCTGTACCAGGGCATCTCGATTCTCATTCTTGATGAACCCACCCAGGTCCTTTCCCCGCAGGAGACGGAGGAGCTTTTTTCGATAATGAGAAAACTCAGAGAAGAAGGGAAGACCGTAGTCTTCATCACTCACAAGCTGAGCGAAGTGATGGCAGTGTCGGATAGAGTCACTGTCATGAGAAACGGGAAAGTCGTGGGTGTGCTGGAAACAAAAAGCACAACGAAGCAAGAGTTGGCAAACATGATGGTCGGAAGAGAAGTCTTTCTTCAGATCGAAAAGCGGGCGGAAAAACCCGGGGTTGTCATACTCGAAGTGAAAAGCCTGAGCACTCTTTCTGAAAGAGGGAGCAGAGCTCTTAAGGACATCTCCTTCAAGGTGAGATCTGGCGAGATTGTCGGCATAGCGGGCGTTGAGGGAAATGGTCAGACTGAGCTTGTCGAGGCGATTACGGGTTTGAGGCGGATCTCTTCGGGATCAGTCTCGGTCTGCGGCAAAGAATTATCCAGGGGTGCCCCGAAATCTTTTCTTGGCCGGGGCATATCGCACATTCCGGAGGACCGGCAGAAAAGGGGGCTGATCCTCGACTTTCCAATCTCTGACAATCTTGTGATGGGGCTACAGTCCCGAAGGCCTTTTTCCGGATTCATTTGGCTCAGGAGGGGGGCGATAGCGCAGAATGCATCCAGATTGATAGAGGCGTTTGGGATAACACCGCCGAGGCCTGAGCTCCCTGCAAGGAACTTGTCAGGAGGAAATCAGCAGAAAGTTGTCGTGGCAAGAGAGCTATCAAGAGATTCGAGACTCCTTGTCGCCGCCCAGCCGACAAGAGGGCTTGATGTCGCCGCGAGCGAGTTCATACACAGGTCAATGCTCAAGGAAAGGGGCGCGGGAAAGGGAATACTTTTCGTCTCGGCAGACCTTTCGGAAATTCTGTCTCTCAGTGACCGGATTCTGGTGATGTTCGGAGGCCAAATCGTAAGGGAACTTGAGGCAGGGCATACCGATGAAGGAGAAATCGGCCTTCTCATGACCGGAGGAGCGGCGCCAATTGCCAGGAAAGGGTGA
- a CDS encoding DUF2007 domain-containing protein yields the protein MTHDDDLVVIKIFPNDVLAQVAASFLEANGIQAVVSTDDAGGAYPFLQGYSGVRLMVRKSDEDIARELLEQVGESEAEP from the coding sequence ATGACGCACGACGACGATCTGGTAGTGATCAAGATTTTTCCAAATGATGTTCTCGCCCAGGTGGCTGCATCATTTCTTGAGGCGAATGGGATCCAGGCTGTGGTCTCCACCGATGATGCAGGAGGGGCCTATCCCTTCCTTCAAGGATACTCCGGGGTTCGGCTCATGGTCAGGAAGTCTGACGAGGACATCGCAAGGGAGCTGCTGGAGCAGGTAGGGGAATCTGAGGCCGAACCGTGA